TTTTGAACATCACCAGTGCCTCGCCGGGAACATATTCGGCCCCCTCGGGAATAGAGGCGAAGGCGCAGCCTGAAGAAATCAAAAGAACACCTGTTACGAACAAACAGAAGAAGCCTTTACCCCAACGGTGCATAGCTGTCGACTTCCTTTCATGATCAGCAAAAAAGCGGGAAAAACAGAATGGACTACAATAAAACTTTAGCACGAAAAGGCACGTTTCTCAATTATTCCAATATTTACTGGTATGGCGCAGAGAAGAACCTGTTGTTCCCAGTGAGAACCTGGTTTTACGAGCGCAGGCTTGAACTGTCTAAGGATCGTTGTAAACTGTCGTCATTCTGAGGAGCGCTGGAAATTTCTGTCATTCTGAGGAGCGTAGCGACGAAGAATCTGGTTTTGGTTCTAAAGGCCCTAAAACAAGGTCCTTCACGTTGTTCAGGGCGACAACCAACCCGAGGCCTGCACCGTGATGATGTCATTCTGAGGAGCGCTGGAAATTTCTGTCATTCTGAGGAGCGTAGCGACGAAGAATCTGGTTTTGGTTCTAAAGGCCCTAAAGCCAGGTCCTTCGCGTTGCTCAGGACGACAACCAACCCGAGGCCTGCACCGTGATAATGTCATTCTGAGGAGCGCAACGACGAAGAATCTGACCTTGCCTTCGATATGTCATCCTGAGGCCTGTTCCACCGCCCGAAGGATCTGCTTGATTCTGAAGGCCCTAAAACCAGGTCCTTCCGCGTTGCTCAGGACGACAACCAACCCGAGGCCTGCACCGTGATGATGTCATTCTGAGGAGCGGAGCGACGAAGAATCTGACCTTGCCTTCGATATGTCATCCTGAGGGCTGTTCCATCGCCGGAAGGATCTGGTTGGTTCTGAGGGTCTCAAAACCAGGTCCCTGTCCCGTTTCAGGTATGACATTATCACTGTCTCGTAACACAAATAACGGTTGAAAATTGACTTTGAAACTATCGAGTAATAAAATTACTCAAAAGCATTGTTCACACTTTGGTTCCTCGTAAATAAGGGAATCAAAAAGTGCTATCAAAACGGAATCGCTTTTTAGTAGAAACAGAAATGATGGACTTTTTTGATTTATCTTGATTATGGTCAGGTCTTTGAGTTTGAAAAAATGGGAAAATAGGCGGAGGCAAAAATGGCCGTAAAAGAACTTGTTCATGGTGACCTTCTAAAGCAGGTCCCTAGAAACGCACTTGCAAATATCCTCAGTTTCTTGCTCCACGTTGTTATTGGTATATGGTTTGTACCCTATTTAATTCGCCATGTTGGTATTGCCGCCTATGGGCTGATTCCCCTCGCTGCTTCACTGACCAACTACGCGGGGCTTGTCACAGTTTCCATCAGCGGATCTGTCGGCCGATTTCTGACGATAGATATCCAAAGCGAAAATAAGGAATCTGCAAACAGGACTCTCAATACTGCATTCTGGGCACTTTTTCTTGTTTGCCTTTGTCTTTTGGTTGCAATAGCCGCCTTCAGCTTTCACGTTGAACGTTTCTTCACAATACCGCAGGGAATTGAGCAGGAATCCCGATGGCTTTTTTTCTCAATACTCTCTGCGTTTCTTCTCACAACTCTAGCAGGTCCGTTAGGTGCCATCGCCTACTCATACAATCGCCTTGATCTGACAAATTGTGTGAATATGGCAGGAACTCTCATAAGAACAGTATTAGTAATCTTTTTCTTTTATTTTTGGGGAGCAAACCTGTTTTGGGCGGGGTTTGGTTATTTCTTCGGTGCTTCGTTCATATTGTGGGGGTATTATAACAACGGCAAGGGCCTTGCTTCTTTTTTGCATCTGGCTCCCAAATATTTCGACAGACCCCGTCTCGGCCAAATGGGAACAATGGGTGGCTGGATTCTGATAAACCAGGTTGGTTCACTCCTCTTTTTGCAGGTTGAACTTATTTTGGCAAATAAATTATTGGGAGCAGCCCCGGCGGGTGAATATGCTGCCGTACTGCAGTGGAGCACTTTGATACGGAGCATGGCAGGAATCGTATCGGGAGTGTTAAGCCCTCTGGTGATGATTTCATATGCCCGGAATGATTTTGAAGGCGTCGAAGGCATCGCAAAAAAAGCGGTATTCTTCATGGGAATCGGTATGGCGTTTCCCATAGGGTTTCTCTGCGGTCTCGCACCAAACATCCTTTCTGTTTGGCTTGGCAGAGAATTCGCAGGGCTAGCGCCTCTCATGGTACTGATGCTCGGACACCTTGTCATTAACCTGGCTGTCCTTCCGCTTTTCATGATAAACATGGCCTATAACCAGGTGAGAGTGCCCGGACTTGTCACCCTGTTCATGGGAATTGCGAATATCGGGCTTTCATTCTTTTTTGTAGTGATCGGGAATCTCGGCATGTACGGAATTGCCCTTGCCGGGGCAATTATGCTGACTCTCAAGAACGCCCTTTTCACGCCCTGGTATGCTTCTGCAGTAATGGGAAAAAAATTTTCTCTCTTTTTGATGCCAATGACAAAATCAGTTGCAGCGGCAGCAGGATTAGGGCTCTCTGCCTTTGTCCTGAGGCATTTGGTTTATATCAATAGCTGGACAGGGTTATTTTTGGTTTCAAGCCTTTTCTTCATCATTTATGTTCCTGTTGTCTGGTACCTGCTGATGAACAGTGACGAAAAAAACTTCCTTCTGTCTATGGTGCCTGAAAAAATGCGAAAACTATCAACAAAACTACGCACTTAGATAGAAATGCAAACATAGGATGATCAAGGGTGATAGTGATGAAAAACGTCTTTGACCTCGTTGTTCAAAACAACCTCTGCTCAGGCTGCGGCGTATGCGCCGGAGTCTGCCCTGCGGGAAATCTTGCAATGGAATGGAACGAACAGGGAGAGTACATGCCCACAGACCAGGGACGCTGTATTGACAGCTGTACCCTTTGCCTGAGAGTCTGCCCTTTTTACCCTGGTAATCCAGATGAAAACCAGCTTGGGAAAGAACGGTTCGAAGCAATAAACTCCATGCAGCACACGCCTGAAACGGGATTTTGGCTGGCATGTTATGCAGGCGCGGTAAGTGATGAAATCGAAAGGGGAAAAAGCGCCTCGGGAGGTTTCGCAAGCTGGGTTCTCGGTGAGCTTCTCGCAAATGGGTTCGTGGATGAAGTCATCTGTGTGGAGCCAAATGAAGACCCCGAAAAACTTTTCCGCTTCGCCCGCCTTGATAAGCCAGAAGACCTGGAGCGGGCAAGGGGGTCCGCTTACTATCCAGTGGAGTTCTCCGAAATGATGCGGTATATCAAAAGAACGAACAAACAATTCGCGGTGATCGGCCTTCCCTGTTTCGTCAAGGCGATCCGCCTCGCAGCAAGGGCGGATAAAACTCTCGAACGAAAAATACCTTTCCTCCTCGGCATTGTCTGCGGTCAGATGAAAAGCAGGAAATACACACAGTACATCGCTTCCCTTGCGGGAGTTGAAGAATCCCTGGAAAAAGTCTATTTCAGAGGAAAGCGGAATGACGCCCCGGCAAGTGACTATAACTTCCTCTGCAGGGGGATTTCAGGAAAAGAAGGGAAAATCTCATGGACCGAGGGGGTCTCCAGAATCTGGGGAGACCGGTGGTTTACCCTCGAATCATGCGGCTATTGTGACGACATCTTCGCCGAGACAGCGGACGCTGTGTTCATGGACGCCTGGCTGCCGGAGTACGTGAATGACAGCAGAGGCACGAGCCTCGCCATTATCCGAAATCCTGAGATTCTGAAGATTCTGGAGCGGAACAGCGGCAGCCAACTGGATCTCAGCAGGATTCCGGTGGAAAAAATCATCCAGAGCCAGCAGGGCGTCATTGAGAACAAACGCAAGGTTCTCTCGTATCGACTCTCGAGCCGCCCTAAAACAATCGGGGAGCGACCGTTGACGAAAAGAGTCCCTCCTGATGTTTCCGCGCTGAACTGCCTTGCGAGATACCATGTTGATGCCGTGGATTCCATCAGTTCAGAAACCCGGGCCTGGGATATCCCAAAGGAAAGCGCAGGAGAATTCAGGGCGCGGATCTCTCCGGAACTGAAAAGGCTTCAGCGCATCTCGAAAATTGTACGATTTGCTTCATTGCCGAGACGGGCAGCAGGAAAAATACTCAGGGCGATCAAAAAGAAAGCAGGACGAAAGTAACGAGATATCCTCAAGGAGGAACCATGAAAAAACCTATACGGATCCACATTTCCCATATTCCCAATACATTCAATTACGGCAGCGCCATGATGGCCATCGCATTGATCGACCACCTGGCAAGGTTGTGCCCGGAAGATCTCGTGTTTTACACTGATGCAAGCTCGCCTGAAGACCTTGAACGGCTTCAGGCATCCACCGGCCTTTCAAACATCCATGTTCTCCCGCCGTATGACGGAGGTTTCACCCGCCCAGCAAAATGGAAGGACATGCCAAAGTGGCGGAAAGTGCTGTGCATCCCTGCATTGGTTAGAAGCGGGAAAAAGAGACAGGATTACCTCGTTAAGAACTCTGATTTAGAGATAATCCTCGGAGGCGACGATCTTTCGGAATATTACGGGAAAAGATTTGTCGCTTTTGAATTGGCTAACCTTTGGTATATTTCGCGGAAAATCTCCTTGATTCTTCCA
This window of the Aminivibrio pyruvatiphilus genome carries:
- a CDS encoding lipopolysaccharide biosynthesis protein yields the protein MAVKELVHGDLLKQVPRNALANILSFLLHVVIGIWFVPYLIRHVGIAAYGLIPLAASLTNYAGLVTVSISGSVGRFLTIDIQSENKESANRTLNTAFWALFLVCLCLLVAIAAFSFHVERFFTIPQGIEQESRWLFFSILSAFLLTTLAGPLGAIAYSYNRLDLTNCVNMAGTLIRTVLVIFFFYFWGANLFWAGFGYFFGASFILWGYYNNGKGLASFLHLAPKYFDRPRLGQMGTMGGWILINQVGSLLFLQVELILANKLLGAAPAGEYAAVLQWSTLIRSMAGIVSGVLSPLVMISYARNDFEGVEGIAKKAVFFMGIGMAFPIGFLCGLAPNILSVWLGREFAGLAPLMVLMLGHLVINLAVLPLFMINMAYNQVRVPGLVTLFMGIANIGLSFFFVVIGNLGMYGIALAGAIMLTLKNALFTPWYASAVMGKKFSLFLMPMTKSVAAAAGLGLSAFVLRHLVYINSWTGLFLVSSLFFIIYVPVVWYLLMNSDEKNFLLSMVPEKMRKLSTKLRT
- a CDS encoding Coenzyme F420 hydrogenase/dehydrogenase, beta subunit C-terminal domain, whose protein sequence is MKNVFDLVVQNNLCSGCGVCAGVCPAGNLAMEWNEQGEYMPTDQGRCIDSCTLCLRVCPFYPGNPDENQLGKERFEAINSMQHTPETGFWLACYAGAVSDEIERGKSASGGFASWVLGELLANGFVDEVICVEPNEDPEKLFRFARLDKPEDLERARGSAYYPVEFSEMMRYIKRTNKQFAVIGLPCFVKAIRLAARADKTLERKIPFLLGIVCGQMKSRKYTQYIASLAGVEESLEKVYFRGKRNDAPASDYNFLCRGISGKEGKISWTEGVSRIWGDRWFTLESCGYCDDIFAETADAVFMDAWLPEYVNDSRGTSLAIIRNPEILKILERNSGSQLDLSRIPVEKIIQSQQGVIENKRKVLSYRLSSRPKTIGERPLTKRVPPDVSALNCLARYHVDAVDSISSETRAWDIPKESAGEFRARISPELKRLQRISKIVRFASLPRRAAGKILRAIKKKAGRK